TACCCGTCTTCAACCAAGTATTGGGGTAATTGCGTAGTCTTACCAGAACCCGTTTCACCAACGATTATAAGAATCTGATTCTCGCGAATGGCTCGCAGTAAGTCGTCTCTGTATTGATACACTGGTAGAAGCTTTCTCGTTTCTTGGAGAGACCTCACTCGattctcttcaatttccagcttttctgcAAGCAAGTTCTCATATTCAGCGTCCTTCTCAGGTAATatgtcatcttcttcttcttgagtGAACTCCACCGCAGCATCGTTATCGAACACAAACTCGTACTTATCTGAATCTGGCACAGCAATTTCATCTGTAccttcttctctgataGCCTTCTGCAGCTGCCTTTCTTCCCAAACCTGCTGTTTCGGTGTCTTGCGCTTTTGGAAGTAATCATCTCGGTTGCTGAGGGCTTGTCTCTTGCGTCCCACATCTATCTTGCCCTTTCCATCAATATAGTCATCCTGTAATTTGAATCCCACCTCCGGATCCGattccttcttctcgaatAACTCGACCAGTTCTCTCTTTAACGCAATATCATCGCGCTCCCTCTGAGTGAGAGCTTCCCAGCCATATTTCTTGACGTCTTCCTCCAGAAGAAGTAGGTCTTTTCTCAAAGCCTCGATTTTCTGAATCTCTCTTCGGCTGAGGTAGTTCTGCCGGGCAAGTAGTCGCAGATCACCAGTGTCCTGTTCCTCCTTGGACGTCCTGTCGTCGCCAAGGTCCACGGTCTCCTCTAGCGACCCGTCTTCTACAGGACTTGCTGCATCTTCACCATCATTTAGGGACTCGAGCGATCTCTTGTATCTTCTCTTCCCTTTCCCAGTCAGGTAGCTTGACATCTGGTCCTCTTTTCTGGTTCACACACCTTTGCTATATTTGACTTGTTTAAATGCTGAATTAAGCTCATCGCGACATCGCAGTACATGCTATCATCAACAAACAAAGAGTCGATAAGGAAAACAGAACCCATTGATCTTCCAGAAAGGAATTCAGTCTTGGACCTGTACTGCCAGTAACCTCTTCTCCCCGATTCTTTCATCTGGACTGCGGTAATTTGGCACATGTATCACACATTAAAAGCAAACATCTATCTCGGCAAACAGTTTGCATCAGTCAGTAGTCCAGATCCATCATCCAGCTTACCTTCTCTTTGAGCTTGATAGCAGACGATACTTCCCTTTATGCCGGAACGAACATCGAGCGTCTCATGCTCTCAGTGCTGTAAACCTCCTCCTTGTGGGCTCATGCATCTTTAATGCTTCATTCCACCGGGTACTCGGCGCTGTGGACGTCTTTGCACCGTTACAGTGCTGAGAGCTTTAGCCGCCGACAGGGAATCGAGGTTCCAAGAACCGCAGGCGATTTTTCTATCGAAACATATCACTAAGTGGTCAGATACGGCGAATCTAGTTACTGGAGCAACCACCCTCAACCTCTGCTTCGGAGGAGTGGTCAGAAAGGTCTACCAGAGATGTTGATCGCTTGCTTTGAGCTGGTTATTTTGACTGTTTACTAGCGGCAAAGTGATGATGTCTCAAAATGCCTAACTTACAAGAAACCTGACCCGAACAACGACCTACTGTCCGTATGGTCAACTGTCTGGATCAGCCCTACTAAGCTCATCGCACGAGCGCTCAGTGTCGATGCCGAGAGCATGAAAACAAGGTCGTCAAGAATCTCAACTCGTTAATAACATAATCCCAAAATCAATCCTGCAAGCATCGTATCTCAATGCCGCGATCCCGCCCCAATGCGATCTCAGAAGACTCAGCTATCCCAAGTCGTGGGATTTCAGGGACACCTAAAGGGCCTCGCAGGAGCAGCTCTGTCTCATCACTAAAATCTGATGGTTTGCAATACATTCCTCCCTGGACTACACCATATGTGATCGGAATTGGCGGTCCATCTGGTTCGGGAAAGACAAGTGTCGCGAATAAGATTGTGTCTTCGATAAATGTACCATGGACGGTTCTGATCTCTCTCGACAATTTCTACAAGCCTCTGACCCCggaagaaagaaagcgGGCGTTTCAAAATGATTATGACTTCGATCACCCCAATGCTATCGATCTGGACCTGGCTTATGAATGCATTTTGAATCTCAAGGAGGGAAAGAAAACATCGATTCCCGTCTACAGCTTTGTTGAGCACAACCGAGTTCCCAATAAGAATATTAACATATATGGTGCCAGTGTCATCGTACTGGAGGGGATCTACGCCCTACACGACAGAAGACTCCTCGATCTGATGGATCTGAAAATTTACGTTGATGCCGATCTAGACGTTTGTCTAGCAAGACGCTTATCGAGGGACATAGTTTACAGAGGGAGAGAATTGCAGGGCTGCATACAACAGTGGGAAAAATTCGTCAAGCCCAACGCCGACAAATATGTAAAGGCTTCGATGCAAAATGCAAACGCAATTGTTCCTTCGTTGAGCGATAGCACCGTAGCTGTTGAACTGCTGATAAATCACATAAAGTCGAAATTGCAGGCCAAATCGGAAGAACACctgaaagagctgattAGATTGGGATTCTACGGATCTAAAAGCATTACTGAGTACTCGTCGGTTCATGAACTGGAGAAGACGAATCAGGTGATGTCTATTATGACCATGCTCATGGATAAGAATCTGAAGCGCGACGACTTTGTATTCTATTTCGATAGGATAGCCACCATACTGCTGTCTAAGGTTTTGGATCATCTGCCAGTATGCCACAGGACAACAATCGAGACACCTAGCGGATCCgtgatgaagaacattcCACAATGCAATTTTGACCAAGTGACAGCGATAAATCTGATTCCTTCAGGTGATTGCTTCAcaccatctttgaaaaatactATACCCAATATTTGTCTTGGCAAGCTTCTCATTCAGTCAGATTCCCAAACCGGGGAGCCGCAGCTGCACGGTGAGTTTCTACCACCGAACGTTGAGAAATTCGAAAGAGTGCTCCTGATGGCGGGTCAAGTCATATCAGGCGCGGCGATGATAATGGCCGTTCAAGTACTTCTGGATCATGGCGTTCCTCTAGAGCGTATAAATGTCGTTGTGTACTTGGCCACCGAGCTTGGTGTCAGACGTATAGTTAATGCCTTTCATGACAGAGTGGAATTCTTCGCTGGAACAATCGTGAGGAGAGAAGACGTTCATCGGCAAGCTTGGCCTAAATGCCGCTTCGTCGATGTCAAATACTTCGGATGCTGATTGCTAAAGTTTAGATATTATTTCAAACTGTTTATAGACTAATGAAAATCAAATGTAAAGTATGAGGGTTAGTATCCGAatgttttcatcaagcCATACCCTAAAGATACGACGACCAGATAGGCTATGAAACTCGAAGGAACGCCGCGTGTGATGAATGATCCTACGGTCAGATAACGGTCCCCGACCTCATCGATCATGGAAATGGCAGTCACATTTGGGAAACCAGATGTAGGCAGACCCATAGCGCCCGAGCAAAGTAGACAAGCGACCATGATTAATAGTCTTGAATGATCACCCGAGGGCAAGTTGGAACCAATTTCGCTCATTAAAGGAACGATGATCATAGCTGCAACTGTATGTGACACGAAAGTTGCCATTGCGAGGATCACCAATCCAAAGATCAGAACAATGACAAAGACAGGTTTATCTTCCacgttttctttgatgatgGTAGCCATTGTGCTTAGAAGACCTGAAGAAGTCACTGCCTTACCTAGAGTGGTGCCGCCCATGGCAAGGATAACTATTGTCCACATGAAATTATTGAAGTCCTCAGACGTCAATAATCCTGAACCGAAAAATATTACCAGCGGTATGATGGAGATGATACCCATTTCGCCAAAAATCCCTGTTAGTCTGTTGGATAAGCACCAGAGTATTATGGTGCCTAAGGATACTATGGTGACAAACCATTGTTGTAAAGTGAAAGGATCC
Above is a genomic segment from Torulaspora globosa chromosome 1, complete sequence containing:
- the URK1 gene encoding uridine kinase URK1 (ancestral locus Anc_6.307) yields the protein MPRSRPNAISEDSAIPSRGISGTPKGPRRSSSVSSLKSDGLQYIPPWTTPYVIGIGGPSGSGKTSVANKIVSSINVPWTVLISLDNFYKPLTPEERKRAFQNDYDFDHPNAIDLDLAYECILNLKEGKKTSIPVYSFVEHNRVPNKNINIYGASVIVLEGIYALHDRRLLDLMDLKIYVDADLDVCLARRLSRDIVYRGRELQGCIQQWEKFVKPNADKYVKASMQNANAIVPSLSDSTVAVELLINHIKSKLQAKSEEHLKELIRLGFYGSKSITEYSSVHELEKTNQVMSIMTMLMDKNLKRDDFVFYFDRIATILLSKVLDHLPVCHRTTIETPSGSVMKNIPQCNFDQVTAINLIPSGDCFTPSLKNTIPNICLGKLLIQSDSQTGEPQLHGEFLPPNVEKFERVLLMAGQVISGAAMIMAVQVLLDHGVPLERINVVVYLATELGVRRIVNAFHDRVEFFAGTIVRREDVHRQAWPKCRFVDVKYFGC